The following coding sequences are from one Segnochrobactrum spirostomi window:
- a CDS encoding aldehyde dehydrogenase: MERFRAYIDGTFTDGEARFESLDPATGRAWAEMPEARESDVDRAVAAAERALYDGPWATMNATARGKLLSRLADLVAANAGRLAELETRDTGKIIRETSAQIAYVAEYYRYYAGLADKIEGSVLPIDKPDMDVWLRREPIGVVAAIVPWNSQLFLAAVKIGPALAAGCTLVVKASEDGPAPLLAFAELVHEAGFPNGVVNILTGFGATCGSALARHPKVAHVAFTGGPETARAIVRHSAENLASTSLELGGKSPFIVFADADLESAANAQVAGIFAATGQSCVAGSRLLVERSVKERFLAILKAKAEAVRIGTPLAMETEVGPLCTARQRGRIEALIAASVERGATVVTGGTALAQDGFFFPPTILDCDGTDAPALREEFFGPVLSVVSFADEAEALRLANDSLYGLAAGLFTKDLTRAHRMMKRLRTGIVWVNTYRAVSPIAPFGGTKLSGHGREGGLAAALDFTRTKTIWLRTSDDPIPDPFVMR, translated from the coding sequence ATGGAACGCTTCCGCGCCTATATCGACGGCACCTTCACCGACGGCGAGGCGCGCTTCGAAAGCCTCGACCCGGCGACGGGCCGTGCCTGGGCCGAGATGCCGGAAGCGCGCGAGAGCGACGTGGACCGGGCCGTCGCGGCGGCCGAGCGGGCGCTCTACGACGGTCCGTGGGCGACCATGAACGCGACGGCGCGCGGCAAGCTCCTGTCGCGCCTCGCCGATCTCGTCGCCGCCAATGCCGGCCGCCTCGCCGAACTGGAGACCCGCGACACCGGCAAGATCATCCGCGAGACCTCGGCGCAGATCGCCTACGTCGCCGAATATTACCGCTATTATGCCGGGCTCGCCGACAAGATCGAAGGCAGCGTGCTGCCGATCGACAAGCCGGACATGGATGTCTGGCTGCGCCGCGAGCCGATCGGCGTCGTCGCCGCGATCGTGCCGTGGAACAGCCAGCTCTTCCTCGCCGCGGTGAAGATCGGCCCGGCACTCGCCGCCGGCTGCACCCTCGTCGTCAAGGCCTCGGAGGACGGGCCGGCGCCCCTGCTCGCCTTTGCCGAACTCGTCCACGAAGCCGGCTTCCCGAACGGCGTCGTCAACATTTTGACCGGCTTCGGCGCGACCTGCGGCTCCGCGCTCGCCCGCCATCCGAAGGTCGCCCATGTCGCCTTCACCGGCGGGCCGGAAACGGCACGGGCGATCGTGCGCCATTCGGCCGAGAACCTCGCCTCGACCTCCCTCGAACTCGGCGGCAAGTCGCCGTTCATCGTGTTCGCCGACGCCGATCTCGAGAGCGCCGCGAACGCCCAGGTCGCCGGCATCTTCGCGGCGACGGGGCAGAGCTGCGTCGCCGGTTCGCGGCTTCTCGTCGAGCGTAGCGTCAAGGAGCGGTTCCTCGCGATTCTCAAGGCCAAGGCCGAGGCGGTGCGGATCGGCACGCCGCTCGCCATGGAGACCGAGGTCGGCCCGCTCTGCACCGCCCGCCAGCGCGGACGCATCGAGGCCCTGATCGCCGCGTCGGTCGAACGGGGTGCCACGGTCGTCACCGGCGGCACGGCGCTGGCGCAGGACGGCTTCTTCTTCCCGCCGACCATCCTCGATTGCGACGGCACCGATGCGCCGGCGCTGCGCGAGGAATTCTTCGGCCCGGTTCTCTCCGTCGTCTCTTTCGCCGACGAGGCGGAGGCGCTGCGGCTCGCCAACGACAGCCTCTACGGCCTCGCGGCCGGGCTCTTCACCAAGGACCTGACGCGCGCCCACCGCATGATGAAGCGGCTGCGCACCGGCATCGTCTGGGTCAACACCTACCGCGCCGTCTCGCCGATCGCCCCCTTCGGCGGCACCAAGCTCTCCGGCCACGGCCGCGAGGGCGGGCTCGCCGCCGCGCTCGACTTCACCCGCACCAAGACGATCTGGCTGCGGACCTCCGACGATCCGATCCCCGATCCCTTCGTGATGCGGTGA
- a CDS encoding NIPSNAP family protein, which yields MFYEVRTYRLKNGAVPAYLKVVEEEGIAIQARHLGTLVAYLFSEIGPINEIVHIWAFDSLDDRERRRAALLADPAWQAFLPKIRDLIEVAENKIMKPAPFSPGPPTKPA from the coding sequence ATGTTCTACGAGGTCCGCACCTATCGGCTGAAGAACGGCGCGGTGCCGGCTTATCTCAAGGTCGTCGAGGAGGAGGGCATCGCCATCCAGGCGCGCCACCTCGGCACCCTCGTCGCCTACCTCTTCTCCGAGATCGGACCGATCAACGAGATCGTCCACATCTGGGCGTTTGACAGCCTGGACGATCGCGAACGCCGGCGCGCCGCGCTGCTCGCCGATCCGGCCTGGCAGGCCTTCCTGCCCAAGATCCGCGACCTCATCGAAGTCGCCGAAAACAAGATCATGAAACCGGCTCCGTTTTCACCGGGGCCGCCGACCAAACCGGCCTGA